The Salvia miltiorrhiza cultivar Shanhuang (shh) chromosome 1, IMPLAD_Smil_shh, whole genome shotgun sequence genome has a window encoding:
- the LOC131007085 gene encoding DDT domain-containing protein PTM-like isoform X5, with product MDYVGRRVKKEFKGHGTFFGLVKAYDAATGFFKIVYDDGDSEELELTEVSLLSMSAEPPPPQPSGSSAGRLGRKPKKRRRIGVTGKDDDNSTDGAISYSLVDRDGDSGAFDLNLTERLDLNDDAVNCLRDDGDGGNVHGDGTKLHGLDLNEGVNLELDEGLHLNKESIKDDSLERNKMIDLNLDVNEGFEKLSDEREGRCFDLNLQLMEDEVRILEGCDARLGVGENGCSRENMQMKEELVEDDAVGVLENADGDKVDPVVHIDKKEDSQLKNCADVVDNGVVNIENVAPLAAQVKRRGRKKKNASDNSIEVATQLDIETGNMNLELERRDETPSKNVSDLVDCDNGVSETVLRGRRGRKKRELPNNEVTLTTPETGLRRSSRRAKRAALSDVDQVFNETELVGINQQFSSPAISNVSQERVTVTARASFSDHVALPPKVKLPPPSCDMDLIGVSLFHLVSVYTFLRSFSTLLFLSPFKLDDFVASVKSSDSSLLFDFIHVSLLKTLRKHLETLAAEGVVSASDCLRSLNWDFLDLITWPMYVVEYLLLHSPGCIPGLDLCQLKFFQNDYYKMPISAKVEILQHLCDDVIETEAFKLELNRRILATDRQTDLDRNMKLESSRKRKSIVDVASTSCITGDDAEEPADWNSDECCLCKMDGNLICCDGCPAAFHSRCVGVVSSMLPEGDWYCPECVIERDKPWMKVSKSTRGAELLGIDPYGRLYYSSCGYLLVLESCNDEYMFGAYDRNDLTALIEALESSPFIYDKLINAICKNWNVSRGSCGTKNDLDTRSCSIQSAFPENGQIPDMLLVPSEAIIRKDTCSKKRSDEKSMVTIYSSNEELLNAERVTALLETGNNGSKMENHLASSEGSAEVSQTSMKTDNPKESVLECTKRCFDTSDCCDIPEKLEKEKNIRSKSSSHKPYSINSKVEVHYGTNYMNCYEFARTASAFYEEYSRKSSDKTSGDAPRSIEEVLAGQLKIVSNRSVEFSWSNIQNSNMTSRKERCGWCLYCRVTEEERECLFSMNDSIPAVEKFSSEALGIQSQKNVKNHLIDVMCHIICMEDHLQGLLLGPWLNPDYSMLWHASVCGATDIALLKKLLLKLESNLHHLALSADWRKHVDSVATVGSATHIISSSARASSKHGISRKRAKSSDVSGPSSNAATGLSLFWWRGGRGSRTLFNWKVLPHSLASKAARQGGRRKIPGILYPDSGEYAKRTKYDSWRAAVETSRSVEQLALQVRELDANIRWDDIGNNKLLLKIEMDSKKPVRSFKKVIVRRKCSEGAAVRYLLDFGKRRFIPDVVVKHGSKPEDSSNEKKRYWLEESHVPLHLVKAFEEKRIARKSNTMKSGKFSESSGVMKKPLKEKGFSYLFSRAERLDYYQCVHCKKDVLIREAVSCQHCKGFFHKRHVRKSAGYITTQCKYTCHKCQDLKFVKTDARKGKSESTKLKNASKSVKLIRSGRGRKKGKAKLLVNSKSKKGVPFVVPLRRSARNAERIAKLPVQNSKVKKRKRGRKPKSDKYKSKKPKNNSCKKQRTPVTSSYWLNGLRLSRKPGDERHLRNRKLLVLSGEVDCILNKTKCSLCREVEHNSKLNYVGCEICGDWFHGDALDLGADKIENVIGFRCHMCLNKTPPVCPRHSPAESSKTELFSENNAKTECTGEGPYCLANPEDGLDYQKSHLDDKSIDTLSTVNMEKQLQGSVPESHLKDLEMAEKIFLGNDPIELGGAKKNVLNTLETVSIFPNSDMVKEAERQTTTRDLVENVIK from the exons ATGGACTATGTGGGCAGACGGGTGAAGAAGGAGTTCAAAGGGCACGGGACGTTCTTCGGTTTGGTAAAGGCATACGACGCGGCGACTGGGTTTTTCAAGATCGTATACGACGACGGAGATTCCGAGGAATTGGAGTTGACGGAAGTCTCTTTACTCTCGATGTCCGCCGAGCCTCCGCCGCCGCAGCCGTCGGGATCGTCTGCTGGGAGGCTGGGGCGCAAGCCGAAGAAGCGACGGCGCATTGGTGTAACAGGTAAAGATGATGATAATTCAACAGATGGGGCAATTTCTTACAGTTTAGTAGATAGAGATGGGGACTCTGGGGCATTTGACTTGAATTTGACTGAAAGACTAGATTTGAATGATGATGCCGTTAATTGTTTGCGTGATGATGGTGATGGGGGTAATGTGCATGGTGATGGGACTAAACTGCATGGCTTAGATTTGAATGAGGGGGTGAATTTAGAGCTGGACGAGGGGTTACACCTGAATAAGGAGAGTATTAAAGATGACTCcctggaaagaaataaaatgatTGATTTGAATTTGGATGTAAATGAGGGTTTTGAGAAATTGAGTGATGAGAGAGAAGGGCGATGCTTTGACCTGAATTTACAACTAATGGAGGATGAGGTGAGAATTTTGGAAGGTTGTGATGCACGACTGGGAGTGGGTGAAAATGGTTGTTCTAGAGAAAATATGCAGATGAAGGAAGAGTTGGTGGAGGATGATGCCGTGGGAGTTTTAGAGAATGCAGATGGAGATAAGGTGGATCCTGTAGttcacatagacaagaaagaaGATAGCCAATTGAAGAACTGTGCCGATGTGGTTGATAATGGTGTGGTTAATATTGAGAATGTGGCTCCATTAGCTGCGCAAGTCAAGAGAAGGggtagaaagaaaaaaaatgcatcAGATAACAGTATTGAAGTGGCCACACAATTGGATATTGAAACAGGGAATATGAACTTAGAGTTGGAAAGAAGAGATGAAACCCCATCGAAAAATGTCAGTGATTTAGTCGATTGTGATAATGGAGTCTCAGAAACAGTATTGAGAGGGAGAAGAGGTAGGAAGAAAAGAGAGTTACCGAATAATGAAGTTACCTTGACAACTCCTGAGACTGGATTGAGAAGGAGCAGTCGTAGAGCAAAAAGAGCTGCTTTATCTGATGTAGACCAAGTATTTAACGAAACAGAGTTGGTTGGCATCAATCAACAGTTCTCTTCTCCAGCCATAAGCAATGTGTCTCAAGAAAGGGTTACGGTGACAGCTCGAGCAAGTTTTTCCGATCATGTTGCTCTTCCACCCAAGGTGAAGTTGCCACCACCTTCTTGCGACATGGACTTAATTGGAGTTTCGCTGTTTCATTTGGTTTCTGTTTATACGTTTCTGAGGTCATTTAGTACTTTGTTATTTCTAAGCCCCTTCAAGCTGGATGATTTTGTAGCCTCTGTTAAATCTAGTGATTCATCATTATTGTTCGACTTCATTCATGTTTCTCTTCTAAAAACATTACGGAAACATTTGGAGACCCTGGCAGCTGAAGGCGTTGTCTCTGCATCTGATTGTTTGAG GTCGCTTAATTGGGATTTTCTTGACTTGATTACATGGCCAATGTATGTTGTTGAGTATCTGTTGTTGCACAGTCCTGGTTGTATTCCTGGTTTAGATCTTTGTCAACTAAAGTTTTTTCAGAATGACTATTACAAAATGCCGATCTCAGCAAAGGTTGAGATCCTGCAGCATCTCTGTGATGATGTAATTGAAACGGAGGCCTTTAAGTTGGAGCTGAACAGAAGGATTCTTGCAACAGATAGGCAAACAGATTTGGACCGAAATATGAAACTTGAGAGCAGCAGAAAAAGAAAGAGCATAGTTGATGTTGCTAGCACTTCCTGCATTACAGGAGATGATGCTGAGGAACCTGCAGATTGGAACAGTGATGAATGCTGTCTGTGTAAGATGGATGGGAACTTGATATGCTGTGATGGTTGCCCTGCAGCATTCCATTCAAGGTGTGTAGGGGTTGTCAGCAGCATGTTGCCTGAGGGTGATTGGTATTGCCCTGAATGTGTGATTGAAAGGGATAAGCCTTGGATGAAAGTGAGTAAGTCAACTCGAGGGGCAGAACTGTTGGGGATTGATCCCTATGGACGACTGTACTATAGCAGCTGTGGTTACCTATTGGT GTTAGAGTCATGCAATGATGAATACATGTTTGGTGCCTACGATAGAAATGACTTAACTGCACTGATTGAAGCCCTAGAGTCGTCGCCATTCATCTACGACAAATTGATTAATGCTATCTGTAAGAATTGGAATGTAAGTCGTGGAAGTTGTGGTACCAAAAATGATTTGGACACTCGATCTTGCTCTATACAGTCAGCTTTTCCTGAAAACGGGCAAATACCAGATATGCTTTTAGTACCTTCAGAAGCCATTATCAGGAAAGATACATGTTCTAAAAAAAGGTCAGATGAAAAGTCTATGGTGACTATTTATTCCAGTAATGAAGAACTTCTAAATGCTGAGCGTGTTACAGCATTGCTGGAGACTGGCAACAATGGATCGAAGATGGAAAATCATTTAGCAAGTTCTGAAGGATCAGCTGAAGTCTCTCAGACTTCAATGAAGACCGATAACCCAAAGGAAAGTGTGCTAGAGTGTACAAAAAGATGCTTTGATACTTCAGATTGTTGTGATATTCCAGAGAAACTTGAAAAAGAGAAGAATATTCGTTCTAAAAGTTCTAGCCATAAACCGTATTCCATAAACTCTAAAGTAGAAGTGCATTATGGGACAAATTATATGAACTGCTATGAGTTTGCTCGTACAGCTTCAGCTTTTTACGAAGAATATTCTCGTAAATCATCAGATAAGACCTCTGGTGATGCCCCAAGATCTATTGAAGAAGTTTTAGCTGGACAACTGAAGATTGTATCAAATAGATCTGTTGAATTTTCTTGGTCAAATATCCAAAATTCAAACATGACCTCAAGGAAAGAAAGGTGTGGATGGTGCCTCTATTGCAGGGTTACTGAAGAAGAAAGGGAGTGCTTATTTTCTATGAATGATAGTATTCCAGCAGTAGAGAAATTTTCGTCCGAAGCTTTAGGAATCCAGTCACAAAAAAATGTGAAGAACCATCTGATTGATGTCATGTGCCACATTATATGCATGGAAGATCATCTGCAGGGACTTCTGTTGGGCCCATGGTTAAATCCAGACTATTCCATGCTTTGGCATGCCAGTGTTTGTGGAGCAACTGATATTGCTTTGTTGAAAAAGTTGCTGCTCAAG CTAGAGTCAAATTTGCATCATCTAGCACTATCTGCTGACTGGAGAAAGCATGTCGATTCTGTTGCTACGGTTGGCTCTGCTACTCATATTATCAGCAGTTCTGCACGAGCATCATCAAAACACGGAATTAGCAGGAAAAGAGCCAAGTCTTCTGATGTGAGCGGACCATCTTCAAATGCTGCAACTGGTCTTAGTTTATTCTGGTGGAGGGGTGGAAGGGGCTCACGCACACTCTTCAATTGGAAGGTTTTGCCTCACTCTTTGGCTTCCAAAGCTGCCCGACAAG GTGGACGCAGGAAGATACCTGGCATACTGTATCCTGACAGTGGAGAGTATGCTAAGAGAACTAAATACGATTCCTGGAGAGCTGCTGTTGAGACCTCAAGAAGTGTGGAACAGCTTGCTCTGCAG GTTAGGGAGCTGGATGCTAATATTCGATGGGATGATATTGGAAATAACAAGCTTCTCTTGAAAATAGAGATGGACTCAAAAAAACCTGTCAGGTCATTTAAGAAGGTTATAGTTCGTAGGAAGTGTTCTGAGGGAGCTGCGGTCAGGTACCTTCTGGATTTTGGCAAAAGAAGGTTCATTCCTGATGTTGTTGTCAAACATGGATCCAAGCCTGAAGATTCCTCGAATGAGAAGAAAAGATATTGGCTTGAAGAGTCTCATGTTCCATTGCACCTCGTGAAAGCTTTCGAGGAGAAAAGAATTGCTCGCAAGTCCAATACCATGAAGTCTGGAAAATTTAGTGAGAGCAGTGGAGTAATGAAGAAGCCCTTAAAGGAAAAAGGATTTTCTTATCTTTTCTCAAGAGCAGAAAGATTGGACTATTATCAGTGTGTGCATTGTAAAAAAGATGTGCTGATCAG GGAAGCAGTGAGCTGCCAGCATTGCAAAG GCTTTTTCCATAAACGACATGTTCGGAAATCTGCTGGATATATCACTACTCAGTGTAAATATACTTGCCATAAATGTCAGGATCTGAAGTTTGTGAAAACTGATGCAAGGAAGGGGAAATCTGAGTCCACAAAACTTAAGAATGCATCAAAAAGTGTAAAACTGATACGCTCAGGGAGAGGGAGAAAAAAGGGGAAAGCTAAGCTACTAGTGAATTCTAAAAGCAAAAAAGGTGTTCCTTTTGTTGTTCCTTTGCGTCGTTCGGCTAGGAATGCTGAACGTATTGCAAAACTTCCAGTGCAGAACAGTAaggtaaaaaaaagaaaaaggggaagaaaGCCTAAATCGGACAAGTACAAGTCTAAGAAGCCCAAGAACAATAGTTGCAAGAAACAGAGGACGCCTGTTACGAGCAGTTATTGGTTGAACGGTCTACGACTCTCAAGAAAGCCTGGTGATGAAAGGCATCTCAGGAATAGGAAGCTTCTTGTCCTTTCAGGTGAGGTAGATTGCATCCTCAATAAGACTAAATGCAGCCTGTGCCGCGAAGTGGAACATAATTCTAAACTGAATTATGTGGGTTGTGAAATTTGTGGAG ATTGGTTTCATGGAGATGCTCTGGATCTTGGAGCTGATAAAATTGAAAACGTTATTGGCTTTAGATGCCACATGTGTCTCAATAAGACGCCTCCTGTCTGCCCTCGTCATAGTCCAGCTGAAAGCAGCAAGACAGAACTGTTTTCAGAAAATAATGCCAAAACTGAATGCACCGGGGAAGGTCCTTATTGTTTGGCCAACCCTGAGGATGGATTAGACTATCAAAAGTCTCATTTAGATGATAAATCCATTGATACACTTTCAACTGTTAATATGGAGAAGCAGTTGCAAGGATCCGTGCCTGAGTCACACCTGAAAGACTTAGAGATGGCCGAGAAGATTTTTTTAGGGAATGATCCTATTGAACTTGGCGGAGCGAAAAAAAATGTGTTGAATACTCTTGAAACTGTATCTATCTTTCCTAACTCTGACATGGTCAAGGAAGCTGAACGTCAAACTACAACGCGTGACCTTGTGGAGAATG TGATCAAGTAA
- the LOC131007085 gene encoding DDT domain-containing protein PTM-like isoform X3 has product MDYVGRRVKKEFKGHGTFFGLVKAYDAATGFFKIVYDDGDSEELELTEVSLLSMSAEPPPPQPSGSSAGRLGRKPKKRRRIGVTGKDDDNSTDGAISYSLVDRDGDSGAFDLNLTERLDLNDDAVNCLRDDGDGGNVHGDGTKLHGLDLNEGVNLELDEGLHLNKESIKDDSLERNKMIDLNLDVNEGFEKLSDEREGRCFDLNLQLMEDEVRILEGCDARLGVGENGCSRENMQMKEELVEDDAVGVLENADGDKVDPVVHIDKKEDSQLKNCADVVDNGVVNIENVAPLAAQVKRRGRKKKNASDNSIEVATQLDIETGNMNLELERRDETPSKNVSDLVDCDNGVSETVLRGRRGRKKRELPNNEVTLTTPETGLRRSSRRAKRAALSDVDQVFNETELVGINQQFSSPAISNVSQERVTVTARASFSDHVALPPKVKLPPPSCDMDLIGVSLFHLVSVYTFLRSFSTLLFLSPFKLDDFVASVKSSDSSLLFDFIHVSLLKTLRKHLETLAAEGVVSASDCLRSLNWDFLDLITWPMYVVEYLLLHSPGCIPGLDLCQLKFFQNDYYKMPISAKVEILQHLCDDVIETEAFKLELNRRILATDRQTDLDRNMKLESSRKRKSIVDVASTSCITGDDAEEPADWNSDECCLCKMDGNLICCDGCPAAFHSRCVGVVSSMLPEGDWYCPECVIERDKPWMKVSKSTRGAELLGIDPYGRLYYSSCGYLLVLESCNDEYMFGAYDRNDLTALIEALESSPFIYDKLINAICKNWNVSRGSCGTKNDLDTRSCSIQSAFPENGQIPDMLLVPSEAIIRKDTCSKKRSDEKSMVTIYSSNEELLNAERVTALLETGNNGSKMENHLASSEGSAEVSQTSMKTDNPKESVLECTKRCFDTSDCCDIPEKLEKEKNIRSKSSSHKPYSINSKVEVHYGTNYMNCYEFARTASAFYEEYSRKSSDKTSGDAPRSIEEVLAGQLKIVSNRSVEFSWSNIQNSNMTSRKERCGWCLYCRVTEEERECLFSMNDSIPAVEKFSSEALGIQSQKNVKNHLIDVMCHIICMEDHLQGLLLGPWLNPDYSMLWHASVCGATDIALLKKLLLKLESNLHHLALSADWRKHVDSVATVGSATHIISSSARASSKHGISRKRAKSSDVSGPSSNAATGLSLFWWRGGRGSRTLFNWKVLPHSLASKAARQGGRRKIPGILYPDSGEYAKRTKYDSWRAAVETSRSVEQLALQVRELDANIRWDDIGNNKLLLKIEMDSKKPVRSFKKVIVRRKCSEGAAVRYLLDFGKRRFIPDVVVKHGSKPEDSSNEKKRYWLEESHVPLHLVKAFEEKRIARKSNTMKSGKFSESSGVMKKPLKEKGFSYLFSRAERLDYYQCVHCKKDVLIREAVSCQHCKGFFHKRHVRKSAGYITTQCKYTCHKCQDLKFVKTDARKGKSESTKLKNASKSVKLIRSGRGRKKGKAKLLVNSKSKKGVPFVVPLRRSARNAERIAKLPVQNSKVKKRKRGRKPKSDKYKSKKPKNNSCKKQRTPVTSSYWLNGLRLSRKPGDERHLRNRKLLVLSGEVDCILNKTKCSLCREVEHNSKLNYVGCEICGDWFHGDALDLGADKIENVIGFRCHMCLNKTPPVCPRHSPAESSKTELFSENNAKTECTGEGPYCLANPEDGLDYQKSHLDDKSIDTLSTVNMEKQLQGSVPESHLKDLEMAEKIFLGNDPIELGGAKKNVLNTLETVSIFPNSDMVKEAERQTTTRDLVENGHYTNKPLA; this is encoded by the exons ATGGACTATGTGGGCAGACGGGTGAAGAAGGAGTTCAAAGGGCACGGGACGTTCTTCGGTTTGGTAAAGGCATACGACGCGGCGACTGGGTTTTTCAAGATCGTATACGACGACGGAGATTCCGAGGAATTGGAGTTGACGGAAGTCTCTTTACTCTCGATGTCCGCCGAGCCTCCGCCGCCGCAGCCGTCGGGATCGTCTGCTGGGAGGCTGGGGCGCAAGCCGAAGAAGCGACGGCGCATTGGTGTAACAGGTAAAGATGATGATAATTCAACAGATGGGGCAATTTCTTACAGTTTAGTAGATAGAGATGGGGACTCTGGGGCATTTGACTTGAATTTGACTGAAAGACTAGATTTGAATGATGATGCCGTTAATTGTTTGCGTGATGATGGTGATGGGGGTAATGTGCATGGTGATGGGACTAAACTGCATGGCTTAGATTTGAATGAGGGGGTGAATTTAGAGCTGGACGAGGGGTTACACCTGAATAAGGAGAGTATTAAAGATGACTCcctggaaagaaataaaatgatTGATTTGAATTTGGATGTAAATGAGGGTTTTGAGAAATTGAGTGATGAGAGAGAAGGGCGATGCTTTGACCTGAATTTACAACTAATGGAGGATGAGGTGAGAATTTTGGAAGGTTGTGATGCACGACTGGGAGTGGGTGAAAATGGTTGTTCTAGAGAAAATATGCAGATGAAGGAAGAGTTGGTGGAGGATGATGCCGTGGGAGTTTTAGAGAATGCAGATGGAGATAAGGTGGATCCTGTAGttcacatagacaagaaagaaGATAGCCAATTGAAGAACTGTGCCGATGTGGTTGATAATGGTGTGGTTAATATTGAGAATGTGGCTCCATTAGCTGCGCAAGTCAAGAGAAGGggtagaaagaaaaaaaatgcatcAGATAACAGTATTGAAGTGGCCACACAATTGGATATTGAAACAGGGAATATGAACTTAGAGTTGGAAAGAAGAGATGAAACCCCATCGAAAAATGTCAGTGATTTAGTCGATTGTGATAATGGAGTCTCAGAAACAGTATTGAGAGGGAGAAGAGGTAGGAAGAAAAGAGAGTTACCGAATAATGAAGTTACCTTGACAACTCCTGAGACTGGATTGAGAAGGAGCAGTCGTAGAGCAAAAAGAGCTGCTTTATCTGATGTAGACCAAGTATTTAACGAAACAGAGTTGGTTGGCATCAATCAACAGTTCTCTTCTCCAGCCATAAGCAATGTGTCTCAAGAAAGGGTTACGGTGACAGCTCGAGCAAGTTTTTCCGATCATGTTGCTCTTCCACCCAAGGTGAAGTTGCCACCACCTTCTTGCGACATGGACTTAATTGGAGTTTCGCTGTTTCATTTGGTTTCTGTTTATACGTTTCTGAGGTCATTTAGTACTTTGTTATTTCTAAGCCCCTTCAAGCTGGATGATTTTGTAGCCTCTGTTAAATCTAGTGATTCATCATTATTGTTCGACTTCATTCATGTTTCTCTTCTAAAAACATTACGGAAACATTTGGAGACCCTGGCAGCTGAAGGCGTTGTCTCTGCATCTGATTGTTTGAG GTCGCTTAATTGGGATTTTCTTGACTTGATTACATGGCCAATGTATGTTGTTGAGTATCTGTTGTTGCACAGTCCTGGTTGTATTCCTGGTTTAGATCTTTGTCAACTAAAGTTTTTTCAGAATGACTATTACAAAATGCCGATCTCAGCAAAGGTTGAGATCCTGCAGCATCTCTGTGATGATGTAATTGAAACGGAGGCCTTTAAGTTGGAGCTGAACAGAAGGATTCTTGCAACAGATAGGCAAACAGATTTGGACCGAAATATGAAACTTGAGAGCAGCAGAAAAAGAAAGAGCATAGTTGATGTTGCTAGCACTTCCTGCATTACAGGAGATGATGCTGAGGAACCTGCAGATTGGAACAGTGATGAATGCTGTCTGTGTAAGATGGATGGGAACTTGATATGCTGTGATGGTTGCCCTGCAGCATTCCATTCAAGGTGTGTAGGGGTTGTCAGCAGCATGTTGCCTGAGGGTGATTGGTATTGCCCTGAATGTGTGATTGAAAGGGATAAGCCTTGGATGAAAGTGAGTAAGTCAACTCGAGGGGCAGAACTGTTGGGGATTGATCCCTATGGACGACTGTACTATAGCAGCTGTGGTTACCTATTGGT GTTAGAGTCATGCAATGATGAATACATGTTTGGTGCCTACGATAGAAATGACTTAACTGCACTGATTGAAGCCCTAGAGTCGTCGCCATTCATCTACGACAAATTGATTAATGCTATCTGTAAGAATTGGAATGTAAGTCGTGGAAGTTGTGGTACCAAAAATGATTTGGACACTCGATCTTGCTCTATACAGTCAGCTTTTCCTGAAAACGGGCAAATACCAGATATGCTTTTAGTACCTTCAGAAGCCATTATCAGGAAAGATACATGTTCTAAAAAAAGGTCAGATGAAAAGTCTATGGTGACTATTTATTCCAGTAATGAAGAACTTCTAAATGCTGAGCGTGTTACAGCATTGCTGGAGACTGGCAACAATGGATCGAAGATGGAAAATCATTTAGCAAGTTCTGAAGGATCAGCTGAAGTCTCTCAGACTTCAATGAAGACCGATAACCCAAAGGAAAGTGTGCTAGAGTGTACAAAAAGATGCTTTGATACTTCAGATTGTTGTGATATTCCAGAGAAACTTGAAAAAGAGAAGAATATTCGTTCTAAAAGTTCTAGCCATAAACCGTATTCCATAAACTCTAAAGTAGAAGTGCATTATGGGACAAATTATATGAACTGCTATGAGTTTGCTCGTACAGCTTCAGCTTTTTACGAAGAATATTCTCGTAAATCATCAGATAAGACCTCTGGTGATGCCCCAAGATCTATTGAAGAAGTTTTAGCTGGACAACTGAAGATTGTATCAAATAGATCTGTTGAATTTTCTTGGTCAAATATCCAAAATTCAAACATGACCTCAAGGAAAGAAAGGTGTGGATGGTGCCTCTATTGCAGGGTTACTGAAGAAGAAAGGGAGTGCTTATTTTCTATGAATGATAGTATTCCAGCAGTAGAGAAATTTTCGTCCGAAGCTTTAGGAATCCAGTCACAAAAAAATGTGAAGAACCATCTGATTGATGTCATGTGCCACATTATATGCATGGAAGATCATCTGCAGGGACTTCTGTTGGGCCCATGGTTAAATCCAGACTATTCCATGCTTTGGCATGCCAGTGTTTGTGGAGCAACTGATATTGCTTTGTTGAAAAAGTTGCTGCTCAAG CTAGAGTCAAATTTGCATCATCTAGCACTATCTGCTGACTGGAGAAAGCATGTCGATTCTGTTGCTACGGTTGGCTCTGCTACTCATATTATCAGCAGTTCTGCACGAGCATCATCAAAACACGGAATTAGCAGGAAAAGAGCCAAGTCTTCTGATGTGAGCGGACCATCTTCAAATGCTGCAACTGGTCTTAGTTTATTCTGGTGGAGGGGTGGAAGGGGCTCACGCACACTCTTCAATTGGAAGGTTTTGCCTCACTCTTTGGCTTCCAAAGCTGCCCGACAAG GTGGACGCAGGAAGATACCTGGCATACTGTATCCTGACAGTGGAGAGTATGCTAAGAGAACTAAATACGATTCCTGGAGAGCTGCTGTTGAGACCTCAAGAAGTGTGGAACAGCTTGCTCTGCAG GTTAGGGAGCTGGATGCTAATATTCGATGGGATGATATTGGAAATAACAAGCTTCTCTTGAAAATAGAGATGGACTCAAAAAAACCTGTCAGGTCATTTAAGAAGGTTATAGTTCGTAGGAAGTGTTCTGAGGGAGCTGCGGTCAGGTACCTTCTGGATTTTGGCAAAAGAAGGTTCATTCCTGATGTTGTTGTCAAACATGGATCCAAGCCTGAAGATTCCTCGAATGAGAAGAAAAGATATTGGCTTGAAGAGTCTCATGTTCCATTGCACCTCGTGAAAGCTTTCGAGGAGAAAAGAATTGCTCGCAAGTCCAATACCATGAAGTCTGGAAAATTTAGTGAGAGCAGTGGAGTAATGAAGAAGCCCTTAAAGGAAAAAGGATTTTCTTATCTTTTCTCAAGAGCAGAAAGATTGGACTATTATCAGTGTGTGCATTGTAAAAAAGATGTGCTGATCAG GGAAGCAGTGAGCTGCCAGCATTGCAAAG GCTTTTTCCATAAACGACATGTTCGGAAATCTGCTGGATATATCACTACTCAGTGTAAATATACTTGCCATAAATGTCAGGATCTGAAGTTTGTGAAAACTGATGCAAGGAAGGGGAAATCTGAGTCCACAAAACTTAAGAATGCATCAAAAAGTGTAAAACTGATACGCTCAGGGAGAGGGAGAAAAAAGGGGAAAGCTAAGCTACTAGTGAATTCTAAAAGCAAAAAAGGTGTTCCTTTTGTTGTTCCTTTGCGTCGTTCGGCTAGGAATGCTGAACGTATTGCAAAACTTCCAGTGCAGAACAGTAaggtaaaaaaaagaaaaaggggaagaaaGCCTAAATCGGACAAGTACAAGTCTAAGAAGCCCAAGAACAATAGTTGCAAGAAACAGAGGACGCCTGTTACGAGCAGTTATTGGTTGAACGGTCTACGACTCTCAAGAAAGCCTGGTGATGAAAGGCATCTCAGGAATAGGAAGCTTCTTGTCCTTTCAGGTGAGGTAGATTGCATCCTCAATAAGACTAAATGCAGCCTGTGCCGCGAAGTGGAACATAATTCTAAACTGAATTATGTGGGTTGTGAAATTTGTGGAG ATTGGTTTCATGGAGATGCTCTGGATCTTGGAGCTGATAAAATTGAAAACGTTATTGGCTTTAGATGCCACATGTGTCTCAATAAGACGCCTCCTGTCTGCCCTCGTCATAGTCCAGCTGAAAGCAGCAAGACAGAACTGTTTTCAGAAAATAATGCCAAAACTGAATGCACCGGGGAAGGTCCTTATTGTTTGGCCAACCCTGAGGATGGATTAGACTATCAAAAGTCTCATTTAGATGATAAATCCATTGATACACTTTCAACTGTTAATATGGAGAAGCAGTTGCAAGGATCCGTGCCTGAGTCACACCTGAAAGACTTAGAGATGGCCGAGAAGATTTTTTTAGGGAATGATCCTATTGAACTTGGCGGAGCGAAAAAAAATGTGTTGAATACTCTTGAAACTGTATCTATCTTTCCTAACTCTGACATGGTCAAGGAAGCTGAACGTCAAACTACAACGCGTGACCTTGTGGAGAATG GCCATTATACAAATAAACCATTGGCTTGA